gtggcccactctgggggaaaacctacctaaaggccagagaggagtggtgagtgtgaggagccagcgccggaaaaagaggacgagggcaagcttctgctggtgtcggggggaagggggaagacggggcccagttggggtgtcccgtctcccgggttttggcaccaatgaaaggaaaggagcgacacacagcagcaattcaccggagaattccactttattggggaaaggtgctgggttatataagaaggggcatggggtgagtgtggtgttacttctacggggctggtggctattggctaggtgctgggagtgggagtggggagagaggtgattggtctttaggtggtgtcgtcaggaactgaggacccggaagagaagacggaagttcgccatcttactggtgggggcccttcagtatcTATTCTTCCCTGCCAGGGTTTCTCTAAGAAAAGCTGTGAAATGTGACACTACCAGGAGGGGCTTGTAATAGGAGATGGAGGGTAATCACAATTCTTTTTGAGCCTTGCAGCTGAGGAAATCCTTTTCCAGGTGAAATAAGAGGCTGTAGATCTAAGTAGACTTGTCATCATTTTTCCAGGGAGTCCCTCTGAATCACAAGAGAGGGAAAGATGGGATAAAGATGGGTGCcgcacaaggaaaacaaaagcaaaaatgaacaagtgggactatattaagctgaaaagcttttgtacagcaaaggacaccatcaatagaacaaaaaggtaccctacactatgggagaatatatttgtaaatgacagatcgataaagattaacatccaaaatatataaagagctcacacacctcaacaacaaaaagcaaataatccaattaaaaaatgggcagaggaactgaatagacagttctccaaaaaagaaattcagatggccaacagacacatgaaaagatgctccacatcactagttatcagagaaatcaaattaaaaccacaatgagatatcacctcacaccagtaaggatggttaccatccaaaagacaaacaacaacaaatgttggcaaggttgtggagaaaggggagccctcctacactgcttgtgggaatgtaaattagctcaaccatcattgaaagcagtatggaggttcctcaaaatgctcaaaatagacttaccatttgacccaggaatcccacttctaagaatttaccctaagaatgcagcagcccagtttgaaaaagacatatgcacccctatgtttatcgcagcactatttacaatagccaagaaatgtaagcaacctaagtatccatcagtagatgaatggataaagaagatgtggtacatatacacaatggaatattatacagccataagaagaaagcaaatcctacaatttacaataacatggtggagctagagggtattatgctcagtgaaataagccaagaggagaaagacaaataccaaatgatttcaatcatctgtggagtataagaacaaagaaaaactgaaggaacaaaacagcagcagaatcacagaaaccaagaatggactaacagttaccaaagggaaagagactggggataatgggagggaagggagggataaggttggggaagaagaaagggggtattatgattagcatgtataatgtggggggtagggggcaaggggagggctgtgcaacacagagtaggcaagtagtgattatacaacatcttgttatactgatggacagggactgtaatggggtttgtgggggggacttggtgtagggtagagcctagtaaacatagttttcttcatgtaattgtagattaattataaccaaaaaaagggggggattactccctgataggatacaattaactgcaaatcaataattaatgcatgctttacatatccttaattttgatcttttaaaaggtGTCGTATGATCagatatggaagtacatttttcggataatatttctttctcctaaaaaaaaagcagtccctgtgtggtgatctccaataggttcttcacaatattataaaggtcatatcaaagtgtggccaaagggtttgtttgtgtttatacagaggatcaaagcctaatttgcctacccagaaaacgaattaagaaatgatatgaagaagaacttccaacatcaatatcctctggaagagtcattccagaagatgatcatcaaaaaacttcatttGATCCTGGAGcttttgcagttgtagctgcagtcatcccaccggttcctggacttggcattggaatgaagaaggagatatctaagctggcctgtgcatacagtaaaacaacaaatttgactggttctgtcttgtcagaactcaaccaagaattaggagaagtgcgagttgcagtgcttcaaaatcgtgctactatagactatcgttaaaagaacatatgggatgtgaacagttcccaggaatgtgttgttttaatttgtctgatttttctcatactgttcaaattcagttagacaatatccatcatattattgataagttttcacaaatgcctagggtacctaactggttttcttggttccactggatatggctggtaattgtaggtctgcttttgttatgtatctgtattcctattctgttaatgtgtgtgcgcaatttaattagtagtttgctaaaacctatacatgcttatgttactctacaagaagatatgtcaaagaaataatcaatcttcccatgttttcttccacctgctacttctatagcttttcttcttccttcctaattacagccctttagtagaattcgtgcctcatatcgaaaattaccaagtatcataattcttccaagtggtaaagatagctcaagacaaatgctgggcatagaagccacagggcataaatctgcaaagaagtaaaaagctaaccttttcaaagaatattgcttctctctcacttttcaACTTTACATTaacctgtatggccccagaagatgactggttagccagagaagggtaagattcctcaagggaggaacaacctaagacaggcacagtcacaggggggccatcaggtgagaaattggggatcaacagaggtgaggcttagaacctcacccccgctctattgagaggaatcttctgcatccgtggatgttttattgcccttgtctagcttggattaatacttagtctataggcacacacctgatcatctacatttgccctcttacagcactaaattatgctttctatctttatcttgcatctacctaccacttcagcattttatttaaaaagaaaataagggagaaatctgggattcacatatatatcaagtataaaaatcaaatgaataatcatatctgacttgattgtttatagttcatgatgcgtgatcaaaactgaaagtttctgtgatatgactgcccttgcactgttcaccatgtaagaacttattcaccatgtaagaacttgttcaccatgtaagatcttgttcgttatgcttcagaagattggagactgttgagagttaggcttggggttgattaaggattgtgcattgagtcccctatacagaattttatttctgttaacaaccatttgattaataaatatgggagatggcctctcaaaaaaaaaaaaagatgggccCAGCAAGCAAGGCAGAACCACTCAGGGGACAGTTTTAGGGGTCAACCAAGACATCACCACAGGCAATGCTTCGGTGTAGAGATACAGCCCCCTGGACTTGGCAAAAACCCTGGGATTGTCTACGTCCCTGAGCTGGATTTGCCAGCAGTCCATGTGTGCCTTGCAGCCACCCCCTCTAGCTATTGCATCCGAAGAGAAGGCACTCACAGTGGAGCTCTCTGGGCGCATGGCACACCATGTGGGGATTCCCAGTCCAGGTCTCCCCAGTGTTCTGGGCCAACTCAGGGAGCAGCGTGGCTGCCCGTGAGGGGAGAGGGCCTGAACAGAGGGACTCGGGCGTTCAGGTGTTGACTGCCCTCCTGGGAGGTGCCCTGCTACCTCCTACCCATTCTGTGCCTAATTCTGAAGACTTCTTTCAAAGGAGGAGGATTTGGGCTGAGGTTTAGGAACCATTCCCACCCTAGGCTGGAAGGCACACGAGTAATGAAGCGAGGGACTGACTACAGAGGTCTGGCCGGTCTTTAAGAGTGTTGGGGATTTCCCTCCCTTCAGGGCCTGGTGATCGGGCTGGATTCCCAGTCTATCCGCACAATCTTGCTGAACCCATGAGTTTGCCTGGGGGTAACAGAAAAAATGCAACATGGCATCAGAAGATCTTTGTTCATGTCCGCATCCATAACTTCTTACCTGTGTGGCCTCCCTTTTTCTCACTGGAGAAGACGTGGTCTTAACACCTGCCCTTACTTCCTGAGGGtcttacaagaaagaaaatacaggaaggTAGATACAAGGCCGTGGACTTGCAAAGTGCCATTGGTACTTTTTTAGTTTGGCGACCCCTTGCCTATGGAAAAGCCAGCCTAAGACTCATAACCCATTATTACCACAGCCCAGGGTGACCCTTTGAGGAAGTACTCTGCCATTCCCATTTCCACGGCCGCCCAGCTTGCTATGAAAAATCCACAAACATTAGCATTTGCATAATTTGATGAACTAAAACATTTCACATCAAGCCAaagatcccccttttcttttgtttcctttactcAAGTAGAGTGGATATACACTCTGTTGGCTTCAcatgcacaacatagtgattggacagttacctacattattaaatgctcatcccagTTAAGTGTTACTGCTGTCAAAATACAAAGATAttgaatattattgactatatttctgaTGTTGTACTTTCATGAGGCTAACTTATACCATAATTGGGATTTAGGGCTTCTTTATCCCCTCAACCTATTTTAAccacttccccctccccagtAGGAACCACCAGTCTTTTGTCTATGAAAGATCCCCTTTATTTTAATCCCCACCCAATCCCATCCTCTTTCCTTCTATTTTAGGGCAACTGTGCTGATGAATTCTAGGCTATGTTCTTTTATGTCTTTACCATGGACATGTGCCTGCCTTCTCCAGGGCCCCAGATcacccacctcaccccaccccctcaCAACCCAGACCACCCACCTCACCCCAACCCCATCCGACCCACACTCCTTTATAAGGGGAAGATGGATTTTGTGTTCTCCTGGTCCCGTGGACACCATCTCACTCCATCTGTGGAGATGCCGAGCTGTCCGTGGATGGGGCGTGGGTGGATAGAGACACCTGGAGAcctgttttaaaacttaaaagggGAGGCTTTGGCACACAGAATCAACCAGAGACCtttattaatttaacaaaaaCGAAATACCTTTATTGGAAGAAATGACAAAACCGGAAGAAAAAACGGAAGTGAACGCTTTGTAAGGGCAATCTTTCAATAAGACTGCTGGGCATGGTGGCCAGGGGAAACTGCCCCTGGCTACGGGGTAGGCCGTCCAAGCTCAGTTCTTgtcgctgctgcccagggtgagCTTATCAAACAGGTACTCGGCCAGGCCAGCTTCTGGGGCTCCCATCTTGCGCAGGATGCTGATATGGTCCCCCAGCTCTTTGATGGACCTGACTTGCTCGTGCAGATAGTGACGCTCCAGGAAATCACACAGGTGCGCATCGCCCTTGTCGGTGGCCAGGCGGTGCAGATCTAGCAGGCTGTGGTTAACCCACTTTTCCAGGCTCAAGGCGTACTCCATGGCCGTCACGCCGTTCTCCCAGTCGTCGTGGCCAGGCTTCCTGATGTTGCGGAGGTTGAGGTGGCCGCTGCGCTGTTTCTGCAGTTTTATCAGCCTCTCAGCACGCTCGCCCTTCTCACGGGACTGGCGCAGGAAGAACTGGCTGAAGTGCTTCAAGGCCACATCATTCTTGTCGAAGCAGAAGGCCATGGACAGGTACGTGTAGGAGGCGTAGAGCTCCAGGTTGATCTGTTTGTTGACAGCAGCCTGGCAGTCAAGGTGGTAGTTCTGCACCAGTTGGGATGGCGACTCGGCATTCATGGTGGGCAGTGTGGTGGTGAAGGCAGAGGTGGCTTCAGCGTGTTCCCACGGAGAGCAATGAGAAAGGCTAGAGGCAGGTGGGCTCTGGACCAAGCATCAGCTCTGGGATGGGACAGGAATGTGGTCCGTTATCAGTAACTGTTAGTGGAAGGATCCGTTAGGGGCGGAGTCATGTGGTCACGAAGCAGTGTTGCGTAGAGAGCGGGTCTTGTGGGGTTGGGTGGGGTCACTTCGGGGCAGAGTCATGTTGGGCAGGGATGGGGCGGAGTTATGTGCATTGGGAGGAGTGACGTGAGGGCACGGAGTGTGGCGGGgtcaggaggggaggtggggctATGCAGAGTCATGTAGTGGGACAGAGCGGCAAGGGCTCTGCCTTCTAGGTCCTATCCTGTTGAGCCTTGGTGAGGCAGAAAACCCAGGGCAACTGTGCACTGAGTGTCTtgagatcatttttttaaatcacagctttattgagatataatttatatccCATAAACTTCACCTTTTGAAAGCAAACTTTTACATGGTTCTTAGTATATTGGTGGAGTTGAGCAACCATCATGACAATTttattttggaacattttcatcactcccaAGTTTAACACCCTGCCTATTAGTAGTCAATCCcatcccctctgcccccaggcctTGCTTACCACCAATTCACTTTCTggctctatagatttgcctcttTTGGACATGTCAAAAAAATGGGATCATACACACAAATTTTActgaacataattttttaaatctttattttattgctgaatagtattccgtgaTGTGAAAATACCACCTTTAATTTATCCTTTCATCAGagaatggatatttgggttgtttccactttgtggctgttatgaataattttACCATGAACACTTGAGTACAGGCATTTGTGTACACATAGGCTTTCAATTCTCTTGAGAATATACGTAGGCGTGGGACTGCTGGGTCGTATAgctgtttaatattttgaggaactgccagaatgttttccaaagtggctgcaccattttacattgccaccagcaatgtgtgaagTTTCCAGTTgtcatttgaaaaatgtttttagtCATTTTCGTGGACGTAAAGTATTATCAcgttgtggctttgatttgcatttccctaaggaCTGATAATGTTGAGTAGCTTTGGAGgtacttactggccatttgtatatcttctttgcagTAATGTCTACTCCAATCCTTTACCCCTTTGTAAGTAGAATGTTttgtctttttatggttgagttgTAAGGGTTCATACATTCTGGATACAAGTTActtatcaggtatatgatttgcaattattttgtcccattctgtgggttgtctttgcACTTCCTtagtggtgtcctttgaagcacaaaacttCTGATGATTATGATTAAGGCCAATTCATCTTTTCTTTGTCACTtaagcttttggtgtcatatccaagaaaccaCTTGCCTAAtcaagattgatttggctattctggACCtcttgtgtttccatatgaattttgggataaGCTTGCCAATTTCATCCAAAGAAGCCAGCTGCGATATTGATAAGGATCATAATTAAATCTATACATTATTTGGGGGTGTATTactatcttaacaatattaagtcttccaacccATAAATGTGGGATGCCTTTCAATTTGTTTAGCTCTGAGATCTTTTAAGATGTACATTCTGATTTAGACTGGGGCTGAAATTCCGAATTTCTAAACAGGCTCTCAGGTGATGCCAGACCATTTTCTGAGTAACAACACTCTAAAAGGGAAGAGGCTTCCATCCTTTGTTGTCTTCGACTACTTGGGCTGATTTCAATATGTGAATTTTGAGGGGGACAGaaacattcagtctgtagcaCTTACTGACGTTTAGAGTTCAGGAGGAAGCACACTTTGGCCTCCACAAGTAGAAATGCCTCTTCTTATCTCAGGGACAGTGCTTCTGATAGTTATACTAGATGTGGGTTCCTATGGGAATGTGTAGAGGCCTTCCTCCTATCAGGAAAAATTGTGAAAGACTTAAAATTGGCAAAGAAATTGTTTACTGGATATCCTTTTCAGAGCGCCCTTGTGGTTGTCTCCACCTTTCATTGACTTTGAGCTATTTTATAACGTAAATTGTGAAAAAGTAACAATAATGCCATGGTTCTTGACAACAGGAATGCAAATGAATTGTGTCTGgtggaatgcaactgattttgaACCTATTTTGAACCCATTTGTGATTCATCTCAACATTCCTTCTGCCTGCCTGTATATGTACGGTTCTTGGAACTCTCCTTTAAAACATTTGTAAGGTCTTCCTCGTTTCCTCaagaattaatgagttaaataaaatctttgtgtgtgcatattttatgtttacatgtgagttatgatttttctttctttttaggtaATTTAGCACTCCTCATTATCCTCACCCCACTAGGAGCATAATCAAACGCACGGGAATTGGATTAGCACATGAAGCACTTTGATGGGTTGCTCACCAGTGATGTGATTCCAGAAATGTATTTGGGATCTAAAGGCATAGAATGCCTGACTGGGGGTGGACTGGAAGGAGAGCATCTCTGAGGAGAAGGTGGGAGTGGGCTGTCTGGGGAAGCAGGGAGCCAGTGCAAACCAGCTGAGGAAGGTGGCATTGGCAAAGCAGGGCACAAGAGCAACCTCATCAGCAGAACATTGTAGCCTCTGTGGGCCTGAGACTGGCCCAGTTCATGCTAGGGAGGGCAGATAAATAAGTGTGACCAGGAAAGAACTGTAGAGAACCGGAACAGTTGAGAACCAGGGGGGTGGTGAGCTTTCAGGTAGGGTAAGTAGTCAGCAGAGATTTGAGGAGTGGTAGGTTGACTGGCTCACATGGGCATCTGACAGTTTGAGCTGCATGACCTGGGTAACATTAATCCTGGAAGGAGGTGGGAACAGGAGCTTTTGGAGCCAGGAGAAAGGATCCCTTCATCAGCATGTGAGAGCTCCCTGCGTCACACCCCTGGAAGGGGTGTTgggactcacagatcccgagggTGTGCAGTATTCAGAACTGGGCCATTGGCTCTGCCTTCCAAGGAAGTTTCCTCCTTGCTGGTGATGAGAGGGAGAGAAGTTTCATAGGAAACTCTTGTGGGGGCTCCTGTTTGGTTGGGTACTGAAGAGACATGTCCAACCCCCACGTGCATTATGTTCTGAAGAGAATGGCCCTTCTAGTCTGCATCTTCTCACTGTTCTAATTTGGGGGGCAAAGGAGAATCAGTATCTCAAGAGGCAAAGGAAAAGCCTCTAAACTTAAACATGTCCACTGTATGTATTGGTGTGTATAAGTGGATGACTGATGTTAGTTCACTTAGATATTAATTTTCTCTAATGTTGTGACCTTCTCGTTTTTTTACAATGTGCTGGATATTCTCCACTTGCCTTTCCAGTACTACTCTCTGTCCTTCATCTTACTGCGAGCCGTGGGAAGTTGACCTGTAGGGACTGCGTTCGTGGGCCCCTGTGCCCTCTGGGTTCTGGCTGGGTTCAGCTAACGGGAGGCACCGGAAGGAGATGGGAGGGCAGGAGGACACTGAGGTTGAGAGATTCATTCTTTCGGTGCCCTCTTTTCAGGGAAGATGATTATGAGGCTAATCTATTTCCCTTTCACAGGTTTTGTTCCCTGGATGAAGTAGGACCGTTTTCAGGATGGGGATTTTGTACACGCTGCTTACTTCAGAGGAATTTACTCCAAAGAACAGGTGTTCTTTGGCTAACGTTTAACACCCAGCCAAAGAAATTCACCAGGACCCAGAACCCCTATGCAGCTGGACATTCCTTCTGGCCAGAGAATAAATGCAGCCAATAGGAGAAATAGAGTACTTCATCTAGGACATTCCCAGGCAACAAAATACTGTTCTAAGCATAGTTGTGCCCCAAGATTCAGGCTTGTGGTCTAGCTTGTGGATTTCTCTAGCCCCTGGCTCCCTCCTTTCCTTAGGTGATTGACCCTTTGTTTGCA
This DNA window, taken from Manis pentadactyla isolate mManPen7 chromosome X, mManPen7.hap1, whole genome shotgun sequence, encodes the following:
- the LOC118928587 gene encoding ferritin heavy chain-like; this encodes MNAESPSQLVQNYHLDCQAAVNKQINLELYASYTYLSMAFCFDKNDVALKHFSQFFLRQSREKGERAERLIKLQKQRSGHLNLRNIRKPGHDDWENGVTAMEYALSLEKWVNHSLLDLHRLATDKGDAHLCDFLERHYLHEQVRSIKELGDHISILRKMGAPEAGLAEYLFDKLTLGSSDKN